A stretch of the Comamonas testosteroni TK102 genome encodes the following:
- a CDS encoding bifunctional enoyl-CoA hydratase/phosphate acetyltransferase, which yields MTPPLSLAVAADDAPATPRPHLQQLIDQARARGPIPVAVAYPCDASSLQAAMQAAEAGLIKPLLIGPRQRIEAAARSAGLDLSAAEIHSTADDARIAAAQAAVLCRDGQARALMKGSLHSDDLLGAAVAREAGLRGSRRASHVFIMDIPGYDRPLLMTDCVVNIFPSLMEKRDIAQNAVDLAQAIGIVQPRVALLSAVETVNPAIPGTIDAAALCKMAERGQITGGIFDGPLAYDNAISLHSAHNKGIVSDVAGRPDVLLAPSLEAGNMIYKQLVYMANAECAGLVLGMRVPIVLTSRSDSVASRIASCALAVLASAGMQA from the coding sequence ATGACTCCCCCACTCTCCCTTGCCGTGGCCGCCGACGATGCGCCCGCCACGCCTCGTCCCCATCTCCAGCAATTGATCGACCAGGCCCGGGCCCGCGGCCCGATTCCCGTGGCCGTGGCCTACCCCTGCGATGCCAGCTCTTTGCAGGCGGCCATGCAAGCGGCGGAAGCCGGCCTGATCAAGCCTCTGCTGATAGGCCCGCGCCAGCGCATCGAGGCTGCGGCTCGCTCTGCCGGTCTGGATCTGTCGGCCGCCGAGATCCACTCCACGGCCGACGACGCCCGCATCGCTGCGGCCCAGGCCGCAGTCCTGTGCCGCGATGGCCAGGCCCGGGCCCTGATGAAGGGCAGCCTGCACAGCGACGATCTGCTGGGAGCGGCCGTGGCGCGCGAAGCCGGTCTGCGCGGCAGTCGGCGGGCCAGCCATGTATTCATCATGGACATCCCCGGCTATGACCGCCCCCTGCTGATGACCGACTGCGTGGTCAACATCTTCCCCAGCCTGATGGAAAAGCGCGACATCGCCCAGAACGCGGTCGATCTGGCGCAGGCCATCGGCATAGTCCAGCCGCGCGTGGCCCTGCTGTCGGCGGTGGAAACCGTCAACCCTGCCATTCCCGGCACCATCGATGCGGCAGCCCTGTGCAAGATGGCCGAGCGCGGCCAGATCACGGGCGGCATCTTTGACGGCCCGCTGGCCTACGACAACGCCATCTCCCTGCATTCGGCGCACAACAAGGGCATCGTCTCCGATGTCGCAGGCCGTCCCGATGTTCTGCTGGCGCCCAGCCTCGAAGCTGGAAACATGATCTACAAGCAACTGGTCTACATGGCCAACGCCGAATGCGCAGGCCTGGTGCTGGGCATGCGCGTGCCCATCGTGCTGACCAGCCGCTCCGACTCGGTAGCCAGTCGCATCGCCTCCTGCGCCCTGGCCGTGCTGGCCAGCGCAGGGATGCAGGCATAG
- the serS gene encoding serine--tRNA ligase, giving the protein MLDIQLLRKDLDSVVARLQTRKNPQAFLNVEAFKALESERKSIQTRTEELQSKRNQLSKQIGMLMGKGEKDAAEAAKAEVAAMKTELEQSATRLDQIQTELQAMLAAVPNLPHESVPVGADEEGNVEVRRFGTPRNFDFEIKDHVDLGAPIGLDFEAGVKLSGARFTVMQGQIARLHRALAQFMLDLQTEQHGYTECYVPYIVNSDSLKGTGQLPKFEGDLFAAQKGGQDAEPLPDTAALYLIPTAEVPLTNLVRDEVLAEDRLPIKLTAHSPCFRSEAGSGGRDTRGLIRQHQFDKVEMVQIVHPEKSYEALEEMTGHAEAVLQKLGLPYRVMSLCTGDMGFGAAKTYDLEVWVPAQGTYREISSVSNCEAFQARRMQARFKNAQGRNELVHTLNGSGLAVGRTLVAVLENYQNADGSITVPEALVSYMGGKTLLKA; this is encoded by the coding sequence ATGCTCGACATTCAACTTCTCCGCAAAGACCTGGATTCAGTCGTCGCCCGACTGCAAACCCGCAAGAACCCCCAAGCCTTCCTGAACGTGGAAGCCTTCAAGGCGCTGGAATCCGAACGCAAGTCCATCCAGACGCGCACGGAGGAGCTGCAGTCCAAGCGCAACCAGCTGTCCAAGCAGATCGGCATGTTGATGGGCAAGGGCGAAAAGGACGCCGCCGAAGCCGCCAAGGCCGAAGTGGCCGCCATGAAGACCGAGCTGGAACAATCGGCCACGCGCCTGGACCAGATCCAGACCGAGCTGCAGGCCATGCTGGCGGCCGTGCCCAATCTGCCTCATGAGTCCGTGCCCGTGGGTGCCGACGAAGAAGGCAATGTGGAAGTGCGCCGCTTCGGCACGCCGAGGAATTTCGACTTCGAGATCAAGGATCACGTCGATCTGGGCGCGCCCATCGGCCTGGACTTCGAAGCCGGCGTCAAGCTCTCCGGTGCCCGCTTTACCGTGATGCAGGGCCAGATCGCGCGCCTGCACCGTGCGCTGGCCCAGTTCATGCTGGATCTGCAGACCGAGCAGCATGGCTACACCGAATGCTATGTGCCTTACATCGTCAACAGCGATTCGCTCAAGGGCACGGGCCAGCTGCCCAAGTTCGAAGGCGATCTGTTTGCGGCCCAGAAGGGTGGCCAGGATGCCGAGCCCCTGCCCGACACTGCGGCTCTGTACCTGATTCCCACGGCCGAAGTGCCGCTGACGAATCTGGTGCGCGACGAAGTGCTGGCCGAAGATCGTCTGCCCATCAAGCTGACCGCACACAGCCCCTGCTTCCGTTCCGAAGCCGGCTCCGGCGGTCGCGACACGCGCGGTCTGATCCGCCAGCACCAGTTCGACAAGGTCGAGATGGTGCAGATCGTGCATCCCGAAAAGAGCTATGAAGCGCTGGAAGAGATGACCGGTCACGCCGAAGCCGTGCTGCAGAAGCTGGGTCTGCCGTACCGCGTGATGAGCCTGTGCACGGGCGACATGGGCTTTGGCGCTGCCAAGACCTATGACCTGGAAGTCTGGGTGCCGGCACAGGGCACCTACCGTGAAATCAGCTCGGTCTCCAACTGCGAAGCCTTCCAGGCGCGCCGCATGCAGGCCCGCTTCAAGAATGCGCAGGGCAGGAACGAACTGGTACACACGCTCAACGGTTCCGGCCTGGCCGTGGGCCGTACGCTGGTCGCCGTGCTGGAGAACTATCAGAACGCCGACGGCTCGATCACCGTGCCCGAAGCACTGGTTTCGTACATGGGTGGCAAAACTTTGCTGAAGGCCTGA
- the ispH gene encoding 4-hydroxy-3-methylbut-2-enyl diphosphate reductase, with protein MVGAKEVLLAEPRGFCAGVDRAIEIVERALAKFGAPIYVRHEIVHNTFVVNDLKAKGAIFIEELDEVPPGATLIFSAHGVSKAVQQEAERRGFAIFDATCPLVTKVHVEVAKLAKEGYEFLMIGHKGHPEVEGTMGQLSEGIHLVEDEGDVAKVAPRQTEKLAVVTQTTLSVDDAAGIKAAIKARFPQVREPKQQDICYATQNRQDAVKVLAPQVDLVIVVGSPTSSNSNRLRELADRLGTPAYMVDNALELREEWFADAARVGLTAGASAPEVLVDEVIARIRQLGAVAVRKMDGIEETIKFPLPKGLKIDAATGLEIEVRKAPETGH; from the coding sequence ATGGTGGGAGCCAAGGAAGTCCTGCTGGCCGAGCCACGCGGCTTTTGCGCCGGGGTGGATCGCGCCATCGAGATCGTGGAGCGGGCGCTGGCCAAGTTCGGCGCGCCCATCTACGTGCGCCACGAGATCGTGCACAACACCTTTGTGGTCAACGATCTCAAGGCCAAGGGCGCCATCTTCATCGAGGAGCTCGACGAGGTGCCGCCCGGCGCCACGCTGATCTTCTCGGCCCATGGCGTCTCCAAGGCCGTGCAGCAGGAGGCCGAGCGCCGCGGCTTTGCCATCTTCGATGCGACGTGCCCGCTGGTCACCAAGGTGCATGTGGAAGTCGCCAAGCTGGCCAAGGAAGGCTACGAATTCCTCATGATCGGCCACAAGGGCCATCCCGAGGTCGAAGGCACCATGGGCCAGCTCTCCGAAGGCATTCACCTGGTCGAGGACGAGGGCGATGTGGCCAAGGTGGCGCCACGCCAGACCGAAAAGCTGGCCGTGGTGACGCAGACCACGCTGTCGGTCGATGACGCCGCAGGCATCAAGGCCGCCATCAAGGCGCGTTTTCCGCAGGTGCGCGAGCCCAAGCAGCAGGACATCTGCTATGCCACGCAGAACCGCCAGGACGCCGTCAAGGTGCTGGCACCCCAGGTGGATCTGGTGATCGTCGTCGGCAGCCCGACCAGCTCCAACAGCAATCGCCTGCGCGAGCTGGCCGATCGCCTGGGCACGCCTGCCTATATGGTAGACAACGCGCTCGAGCTCAGGGAAGAGTGGTTTGCCGATGCGGCCCGCGTGGGCCTGACGGCCGGTGCCTCGGCGCCCGAAGTACTGGTCGACGAGGTCATCGCACGCATCCGGCAACTGGGCGCAGTCGCCGTGCGCAAGATGGACGGTATCGAGGAAACCATCAAGTTCCCGCTGCCCAAGGGGCTGAAGATCGATGCGGCCACGGGCCTGGAGATCGAAGTGCGCAAGGCGCCCGAGACCGGACATTGA
- a CDS encoding FKBP-type peptidyl-prolyl cis-trans isomerase — protein MTTSATPSDLPVVQAGSFLTLHYRLAGPAGDVINTFNEKPATLSLGAGELSPAMEDKLIGLAEGTHTTFELPAGEAFGERNPDMMQWVARKLMNELGDPHEQYTAGDVVQFPTPDGSGSYAGAVVQVREDGAVLFDFNHPLAGQPVTFEVKLIGVL, from the coding sequence ATGACCACAAGCGCAACCCCTTCGGATCTGCCCGTCGTGCAGGCAGGCTCTTTTCTCACGCTGCATTACCGCCTGGCGGGCCCTGCGGGCGATGTGATCAATACCTTCAACGAAAAGCCGGCGACGCTGTCGCTGGGGGCGGGCGAGCTGTCGCCGGCCATGGAAGACAAGCTGATCGGCCTGGCCGAGGGCACACACACGACTTTCGAGCTGCCCGCAGGCGAGGCTTTTGGCGAGCGCAACCCCGACATGATGCAGTGGGTGGCCCGCAAGCTCATGAACGAGCTCGGCGACCCGCATGAGCAATACACCGCGGGCGATGTGGTGCAGTTCCCCACACCCGACGGCAGCGGCAGCTACGCCGGCGCCGTGGTGCAGGTGCGCGAGGACGGCGCCGTGCTGTTCGACTTCAACCACCCGCTGGCCGGCCAGCCCGTGACGTTTGAAGTGAAGCTGATCGGGGTACTTTGA
- the radC gene encoding RadC family protein, with the protein MPIKDLPLDAQPREKLAQRGAAALSDAELLAVILRTGMAGKTVLQMAQELLELPGDRQATGGLAGLLAADYQALATVKGLGPAKRAELMAVLELARRATAQQLREREVFSSPEAVKHYLQLHLAARPHEVFAVLFLDSQNRLLALEEMFRGTLTQTSVYPREVVLRALHHHAGAVILAHNHPSGSVQPSSADCALTATLKAALALIDVRVLDHIIVGPGAACSMAEEALL; encoded by the coding sequence ATGCCCATCAAAGACCTGCCCCTGGATGCCCAGCCGCGCGAAAAGCTCGCGCAGCGGGGTGCGGCTGCGCTCTCAGATGCCGAGCTGCTGGCCGTCATTCTGCGCACCGGCATGGCTGGCAAGACGGTGCTGCAGATGGCGCAGGAGCTGCTGGAGCTGCCCGGTGATCGCCAGGCAACAGGCGGCCTGGCCGGACTGCTGGCCGCCGACTACCAGGCTTTGGCAACCGTCAAAGGCCTGGGCCCGGCCAAGCGCGCCGAGCTGATGGCCGTGCTGGAGCTGGCCCGCCGTGCCACGGCGCAGCAGCTGCGCGAGCGGGAAGTCTTTTCCTCCCCCGAAGCCGTCAAGCACTATCTGCAGCTGCATCTGGCAGCCAGGCCGCACGAGGTGTTTGCCGTGCTGTTTCTGGACAGTCAGAACCGCTTGCTGGCTCTTGAAGAAATGTTTCGCGGTACCTTGACGCAAACCTCCGTCTACCCTCGTGAAGTCGTGCTGCGCGCCCTGCACCATCATGCCGGCGCGGTGATCCTCGCGCACAACCACCCCAGCGGCAGCGTGCAGCCCAGCAGCGCCGACTGTGCGCTGACCGCCACACTCAAGGCCGCACTGGCCTTGATCGATGTGCGCGTGCTCGACCACATCATCGTCGGGCCGGGCGCCGCCTGCTCCATGGCCGAGGAGGCTCTGCTATGA
- a CDS encoding Smr/MutS family protein — MSHGHRSLQDLAGISRHLKQLREQAEALALAQAEARAARERERNLFALSVGKVTPLRSRNEVSFLEPAPSPLPLQMVLDEQNVLREAMSDEFDVSTLLDVDDQLSFRRPGIGLDVTRKLRGGHWSIQRQLDLHGLRSDEAREALGQFIRLSHRTGVRCVRIVHGKGLGSPGRTPVLKGKVQRWLVQKKEVLAFVQARPAEGGAGALVVLLQPGKRKLF, encoded by the coding sequence ATGAGCCATGGACACCGCTCGCTGCAGGATCTGGCCGGCATCTCCCGCCATCTCAAGCAGCTGCGCGAACAGGCCGAAGCCCTGGCCCTCGCCCAGGCCGAAGCGCGTGCAGCGCGCGAACGCGAACGCAATCTGTTTGCGCTCAGCGTCGGCAAGGTCACGCCGCTGCGCTCGCGCAACGAAGTCAGCTTTCTGGAGCCGGCGCCCTCCCCGCTGCCGCTGCAGATGGTGCTGGACGAACAGAATGTGCTGCGCGAAGCCATGAGCGACGAGTTCGATGTCAGCACCCTGCTGGACGTGGACGATCAGCTGAGCTTTCGCCGCCCCGGTATCGGTCTCGACGTGACGCGCAAACTGCGTGGCGGCCACTGGAGCATTCAGCGCCAGCTGGACCTGCACGGCCTGCGCTCGGACGAAGCCCGCGAAGCGCTGGGCCAGTTCATCCGGCTGTCGCACCGCACCGGCGTGCGCTGCGTGCGCATCGTGCACGGCAAGGGCCTGGGCTCGCCGGGCCGCACCCCCGTGCTCAAGGGCAAGGTGCAGCGCTGGCTGGTGCAGAAGAAAGAGGTTCTGGCCTTTGTCCAGGCCCGCCCGGCCGAAGGAGGCGCGGGCGCGCTGGTGGTGCTGCTGCAGCCGGGCAAGCGCAAGCTGTTCTGA
- a CDS encoding M48 family metalloprotease, whose product MRFWERQREARRSTRWLLLVFGLCVLAVVASVHLGLMLAWWLGTLAFGGWDYPTGFATVNIGVTLLLVLGGCWIELDQLRHGGRKLAQRVGAREARPGSSLAEQQLCNIVHEMCIAAHWPAPQVAVLARTEAINAFAAGWDAQDAVIAVTQGALDQLSREEMQGLVAHELSHLREGDTRLNMQLAGMVYGLELIHNFGQSLRERDSILTQWFGLFIQAAGFVGWLGGQLLKAAVSRQREYLADARAVQWTRSKDGLGGVLRKVLTQRELAEEQYGSWEQDTRSHQGLDKRIVQHMLLAETPHASRIEDWLESHPTVPERIRRIYGRDMRPLPLPLNTVPQGR is encoded by the coding sequence ATGCGTTTCTGGGAGCGACAGCGCGAAGCCAGGCGCAGCACGCGCTGGTTGCTGCTGGTGTTCGGCCTGTGCGTGCTGGCTGTGGTGGCATCGGTGCATCTGGGCCTGATGCTGGCCTGGTGGCTTGGCACTCTGGCATTCGGCGGCTGGGACTATCCCACGGGCTTTGCGACGGTGAATATCGGCGTGACCTTGCTGCTGGTGCTGGGCGGTTGCTGGATAGAGCTGGACCAGCTGCGCCACGGCGGGCGCAAGCTGGCCCAGCGCGTGGGAGCGCGCGAGGCCAGACCCGGCAGCTCGCTGGCCGAGCAGCAGTTGTGCAACATCGTCCATGAAATGTGCATCGCGGCGCACTGGCCTGCGCCCCAGGTCGCGGTGCTGGCGCGGACCGAGGCCATCAATGCCTTTGCAGCGGGCTGGGACGCGCAGGACGCCGTCATTGCCGTGACCCAGGGGGCGCTGGACCAGCTCAGCCGTGAGGAAATGCAGGGTCTGGTGGCGCATGAGCTGTCCCATCTGCGCGAGGGCGACACGCGGCTGAACATGCAGCTGGCCGGCATGGTCTACGGGCTGGAGCTGATTCACAACTTCGGCCAGAGCCTGCGCGAGCGCGACAGCATTCTTACGCAATGGTTTGGCCTCTTCATCCAGGCCGCGGGCTTTGTCGGCTGGCTCGGCGGCCAGTTGCTCAAGGCCGCCGTATCGCGCCAGCGCGAGTATCTGGCCGATGCGCGCGCCGTACAGTGGACGCGCAGCAAGGACGGCCTGGGCGGCGTTCTGCGCAAGGTGCTCACGCAGCGTGAGCTGGCCGAGGAGCAGTATGGCAGCTGGGAGCAGGACACGCGCAGCCACCAGGGGCTGGACAAGCGCATCGTGCAGCACATGCTGCTTGCCGAGACACCCCATGCCAGCCGCATCGAAGACTGGCTGGAATCCCACCCCACGGTGCCCGAGCGCATACGCCGCATTTACGGCCGCGATATGCGACCGCTGCCCTTGCCGCTCAACACCGTGCCGCAGGGAAGATAA
- a CDS encoding LemA family protein, whose amino-acid sequence MTAYIALAVVVVIVIWAIALYNRLRTHKNQVENAFAQIDVQLKRRHDLIPNLVEVARGYMQHEAQTLEAVIHARGEAVSAADKARQSPGKAQVMGALMAAEQVLGGQMGRLMALAEAYPTLKADARMQQLSEEITSTENRIGFARQSYNDEVLDFNNQAGQFPDLIVARLVGFVHLDMLASTQSEQERAVPQVRF is encoded by the coding sequence ATGACGGCATATATCGCGCTGGCAGTGGTGGTGGTGATCGTGATCTGGGCAATTGCCCTCTACAACCGCTTGCGCACGCACAAGAACCAGGTGGAGAACGCGTTTGCGCAGATCGATGTGCAGCTCAAGCGCCGCCATGACCTGATTCCCAATCTGGTGGAAGTCGCCCGCGGCTATATGCAGCACGAGGCCCAGACGCTGGAAGCCGTGATCCACGCGCGCGGCGAGGCCGTCAGCGCTGCCGACAAGGCGCGCCAGTCGCCGGGCAAAGCGCAAGTCATGGGGGCGCTCATGGCGGCGGAGCAGGTGCTGGGCGGCCAGATGGGCCGTCTGATGGCGCTGGCCGAGGCCTATCCCACGCTCAAGGCCGATGCCCGCATGCAGCAGCTCAGCGAAGAGATCACCAGCACCGAGAACCGCATCGGCTTTGCACGTCAGTCCTACAACGACGAGGTGCTGGACTTCAACAATCAGGCCGGACAGTTCCCGGACCTGATCGTGGCGCGGCTGGTGGGTTTTGTGCATCTGGACATGCTGGCTTCGACCCAGAGCGAGCAGGAGCGCGCCGTCCCTCAGGTCAGGTTCTGA
- a CDS encoding bifunctional 2',3'-cyclic-nucleotide 2'-phosphodiesterase/3'-nucleotidase, with protein sequence MQDFDLPGAKLRSGGFFSALQQRRHVLTAVGCAALLAACGGSDDSSTTPVTAQPATATLAVLETTDLHFNVRSYDYFKLAEDKTYGFERTATLIRAARKEFANTLLVDNGDTIQGTALADYEAEIKPIACTQQLSMYKAMGALRFDAGTLGNHEFNYGLPFLNQVLGGGLDVDGVDASQKCAGNGYPAVLANVYSSKTRKPLVQPYAVLERTMVAKGSDGKEVRLPIKIGVIGFTTPGIMNWDKRYLEGKVYTEGAVEAASKYVPELRAKGADVVVALLHGGLDGSAYSATMENPGLYLSKVAGIDAMVMGHQHSVFPDLSAKPAYSQSGVDNQAGTINGVPAVMASSWGKALGVIQLPLQWDGKKWSVAKTGSKSELRNIQNKDAAGASVFVDADPAVAPLIEAQHQAAISYVKTPIGSTDFRMSTLFADVGDPGAIQIVNQAQQAYVASYIKANLPQYASLPVLSVSAPFKSGFQGGKDFTDVAAGSLAIYNAADLYLYPNTVYAVKVNGADIKSWLEAAAKRFNQIDVNKTTEQPLISSFPGYNFDMFTTADVQYEIDVTQPLGSRIKNLSYLGKPMDTAQEFVIATNNYRATSGASFIPKLDGSSAIWASPDANRDVVIGYVRQNPQITRAANGAAKSWRFTKVTTAGPVVFSSGSNALSVAQAAGLTGVSVLAADDGLGKGMSKYQLDLSR encoded by the coding sequence ATGCAGGATTTCGATTTGCCTGGCGCAAAGCTGCGCTCGGGCGGTTTCTTCTCGGCATTGCAGCAACGCCGCCATGTGCTGACGGCCGTGGGCTGTGCCGCCTTGCTGGCCGCCTGCGGCGGCAGCGACGACAGCAGCACAACGCCTGTCACCGCGCAGCCTGCCACGGCGACGCTGGCCGTTCTGGAGACCACGGACCTGCACTTCAATGTGCGCAGCTATGACTATTTCAAGCTGGCCGAAGACAAGACCTATGGCTTCGAGCGCACGGCCACGCTGATCCGTGCGGCCCGCAAGGAATTTGCCAACACGCTGCTGGTGGACAACGGCGACACCATCCAGGGTACGGCCCTGGCCGACTACGAGGCCGAGATCAAGCCCATCGCCTGCACGCAGCAGCTGTCCATGTACAAGGCCATGGGCGCGCTGCGCTTTGATGCGGGCACGCTGGGCAATCACGAATTCAATTACGGTCTGCCCTTTCTCAACCAGGTGCTGGGTGGAGGCCTGGATGTGGACGGCGTGGACGCCAGCCAGAAATGCGCTGGCAACGGGTATCCGGCCGTGCTGGCCAATGTCTACAGCAGCAAGACCAGGAAGCCGCTGGTCCAGCCCTATGCCGTGCTGGAGCGCACCATGGTGGCTAAGGGCAGCGACGGCAAGGAAGTCAGGCTGCCCATCAAGATCGGCGTGATCGGCTTCACCACGCCGGGCATCATGAACTGGGACAAGCGCTATCTGGAAGGCAAGGTCTACACCGAGGGCGCGGTCGAGGCGGCGAGCAAATACGTGCCAGAGTTGCGTGCCAAGGGCGCCGATGTGGTGGTGGCGCTGCTGCATGGCGGTCTGGACGGCTCGGCCTACTCGGCGACCATGGAGAACCCCGGCCTGTATCTGTCCAAGGTCGCGGGCATCGACGCCATGGTCATGGGCCATCAGCACAGCGTGTTCCCTGATCTGTCGGCCAAGCCCGCCTACAGCCAGAGCGGCGTGGACAACCAGGCCGGCACCATCAACGGCGTGCCTGCGGTCATGGCCAGCTCCTGGGGCAAGGCGCTGGGCGTGATCCAGCTGCCGCTGCAATGGGACGGCAAGAAGTGGAGCGTGGCCAAGACCGGCAGCAAGAGCGAGCTGCGCAACATCCAGAACAAGGATGCAGCAGGTGCCTCGGTGTTTGTGGATGCCGATCCGGCCGTTGCGCCGCTGATCGAGGCACAGCATCAGGCGGCCATCAGCTATGTGAAGACGCCCATCGGCAGCACGGACTTCCGCATGAGCACGCTGTTTGCCGATGTGGGCGATCCCGGTGCGATCCAGATCGTCAACCAGGCCCAGCAGGCCTATGTGGCCAGCTACATCAAGGCCAATCTGCCCCAGTACGCCAGCCTGCCCGTGCTGTCGGTGAGTGCGCCGTTCAAGTCCGGCTTCCAGGGCGGCAAGGACTTCACCGATGTGGCTGCCGGCTCGCTCGCCATATACAACGCGGCTGACCTGTATCTCTACCCCAACACCGTGTACGCAGTGAAGGTCAACGGCGCCGACATCAAGAGCTGGCTGGAGGCTGCCGCCAAGCGCTTCAACCAGATCGATGTGAACAAGACGACCGAGCAGCCGTTGATCAGCAGCTTCCCGGGCTACAACTTCGACATGTTCACCACGGCCGATGTGCAGTACGAGATCGATGTCACCCAGCCTCTGGGCAGCCGCATCAAGAACCTGAGCTATCTGGGCAAGCCCATGGATACGGCGCAGGAGTTCGTGATCGCCACCAACAACTACCGTGCCACCAGCGGTGCCAGCTTCATCCCCAAGCTCGACGGCTCGTCGGCCATCTGGGCATCGCCCGATGCGAACCGCGATGTGGTGATTGGGTATGTGCGCCAGAATCCGCAGATCACCCGAGCTGCCAATGGCGCTGCCAAGAGCTGGCGCTTTACCAAGGTGACGACGGCCGGCCCGGTGGTGTTCAGCTCCGGCAGCAATGCCTTGAGCGTGGCCCAGGCCGCGGGCCTGACGGGAGTGTCCGTGCTGGCCGCGGATGACGGCCTGGGCAAGGGCATGAGCAAATATCAGCTCGATCTGTCCAGGTAG
- a CDS encoding group II truncated hemoglobin, giving the protein MQIEEKPPFDTPYEWIGGEDKVQQLVARFYDLMDLEPGYKELRAAHGSTLDDARQKLFWFLCGWLGGPDYYQDRFGHPRLRMRHMPFSIGIQERDQWVACMDQAMGETEVPEALRTRLKASFMNTADWMRNRGA; this is encoded by the coding sequence ATGCAGATTGAAGAAAAGCCCCCGTTTGATACCCCCTATGAATGGATAGGTGGTGAAGACAAAGTCCAGCAGCTGGTTGCCCGTTTCTATGACCTCATGGATCTGGAGCCCGGCTACAAGGAGCTGCGCGCCGCGCATGGCAGCACGCTCGACGACGCGCGCCAGAAGCTGTTCTGGTTTCTCTGCGGCTGGCTGGGCGGCCCCGACTATTACCAGGATCGTTTTGGTCATCCGCGTCTGCGCATGCGCCATATGCCGTTTTCCATCGGCATCCAGGAGCGCGACCAGTGGGTGGCCTGCATGGATCAGGCCATGGGCGAGACCGAGGTGCCCGAGGCCTTGCGCACGCGTCTCAAGGCCAGTTTCATGAACACGGCGGACTGGATGCGCAATCGCGGCGCCTGA